Proteins from a genomic interval of Desulfurispira natronophila:
- a CDS encoding (2Fe-2S)-binding protein, giving the protein MSETVCHCMDVDRDTIVAAIKDQKLTTVEDVQDATSAGTGCGGCIPEIETLLEENK; this is encoded by the coding sequence ATGTCTGAAACTGTTTGCCACTGTATGGACGTTGATCGGGATACTATTGTTGCCGCAATCAAAGACCAGAAGCTTACCACGGTAGAGGATGTGCAGGATGCCACTTCTGCGGGAACCGGTTGCGGTGGGTGCATTCCCGAAATCGAGACCTTGCTGGAAGAAAACAAGTAA
- a CDS encoding PAS domain-containing sensor histidine kinase, translating into MGKVFALVSLLLLLFLTAYADEPTSLYQQMFKNHGVIMLLIDPDTGKIVDANQAAADFYGYDREHLVTLSIDDINTLSSNQIQQEMQLAIAQDRNHFHFRHRLSHGDIRHVKVYSCPITLNQQTLLFSIIHDISQQRKAEAKAQHYQDNLESLVEKRTSELSRLQNIFIATLAGALGVQTAGMVLLVRNILQRRRVQRELELTLQSQQETIDQAILSARRKDTVIVRQERRQAQVEMLVNMAHQWRQPLNVVSMCIQELEESVQAGDIDKDQVRDDVNRAMQRLTSLSKTINTFTSIYESGDTPAHIQLAQACSQAQELLLAKLESCQVKVACEVDPSIYHYASRSDLVDIFIKLFDNTASIAQQRQLGSASLKVTAKVLENNYLELQVEDNAGGVEADILPHIFIPYTTGDFRSEGKGLSLYLLQRMIEDAYHGSINVHNTNDGACFTITMGPYQFEDNRNYLIE; encoded by the coding sequence ATGGGTAAAGTTTTTGCGCTCGTCTCTCTGTTACTGTTGCTTTTTCTCACTGCCTACGCAGACGAACCCACCAGCCTGTATCAGCAGATGTTCAAAAACCATGGTGTCATCATGCTCCTTATCGACCCGGATACCGGTAAGATAGTTGATGCCAATCAGGCAGCTGCAGATTTCTACGGCTATGACCGCGAACACCTTGTCACTCTTTCCATTGATGATATCAACACTCTTTCCAGCAATCAGATCCAGCAGGAAATGCAGCTGGCCATTGCTCAGGACCGCAATCACTTCCATTTTCGTCACCGGCTTTCCCATGGCGATATCCGCCACGTAAAAGTCTATTCATGCCCTATAACCCTTAATCAGCAGACACTTCTTTTCTCAATTATCCACGACATCAGCCAGCAGCGAAAAGCCGAAGCTAAGGCGCAGCACTACCAGGATAACCTGGAAAGCCTGGTGGAGAAGCGCACTTCTGAGTTAAGTCGGTTGCAGAATATCTTTATTGCTACCTTAGCAGGAGCCTTGGGGGTACAGACCGCTGGCATGGTTCTGTTGGTGCGTAATATTCTGCAGCGTCGTCGTGTTCAGCGGGAGCTTGAGCTCACCTTGCAAAGTCAGCAGGAAACTATTGATCAGGCCATTTTGAGTGCCAGACGCAAGGACACTGTTATTGTACGCCAGGAGCGTCGCCAAGCCCAGGTGGAGATGCTGGTAAACATGGCTCACCAGTGGCGTCAACCACTGAATGTGGTTTCCATGTGTATCCAAGAGCTGGAGGAGTCTGTTCAGGCTGGTGATATTGACAAGGATCAGGTGAGGGACGACGTCAACCGGGCCATGCAGCGCTTGACTTCTCTTTCCAAGACGATCAACACCTTTACCAGTATTTATGAATCCGGTGACACTCCAGCGCATATCCAGCTGGCACAGGCTTGCAGCCAGGCGCAAGAGTTGTTGTTGGCAAAACTGGAGAGTTGTCAGGTAAAAGTGGCTTGTGAGGTAGATCCATCCATATACCACTACGCCTCCCGCAGTGATTTGGTAGATATTTTCATTAAACTCTTTGATAATACCGCCAGCATTGCCCAGCAGCGGCAACTTGGATCCGCTAGTCTGAAAGTTACTGCCAAAGTGCTGGAAAATAATTATCTGGAGCTACAGGTAGAGGATAATGCCGGTGGCGTGGAAGCTGATATATTGCCCCATATTTTTATTCCTTACACTACCGGAGATTTCCGCAGCGAAGGTAAGGGATTAAGCCTTTACCTGCTGCAGCGCATGATCGAGGACGCTTATCACGGTTCTATCAATGTTCACAACACGAACGATGGTGCTTGCTTCACCATTACCATGGGGCCCTACCAGTTCGAGGACAATCGCAACTATCTGATTGAGTAA
- a CDS encoding methyl-accepting chemotaxis protein, producing MANSQDRVRFYNSITFRSVLYIALGAFVVFVVAFYSYLQWQERLTNERLVEHGYSYMDMLVENTADSIAKGQRNSFQNVIDSFTRVNEVDEVAMYARNYGLMNYLSGEPTVGIPFVYTNGQLSNPNRQLHEDSSGMYHREDWHLVDMEETPSGRQHVELYQSQGIACSDCHIRLDQNLSFERGMAHRLDERQSHFYYEMPVTRDCIACHTNWGEGEIASYLRITLNNETIDQQKRENIMGIVAVLAAVLVPVIIIVIVIMRLMIHRPLTRALNFAQGVAEGNRQHKLAAREKNEIGLLGRSLNKMMDNINDAVAQAAHQVGGVSSRVTDISQQLASQIQQATGGAQQQRAKIENTAAAMERMNQTMLDVAHKASQTHSSAQSAREQADQGSEVLASAVNSIAEAREQSLVLKENMNALNQQAGDIGTIMNLIRDIADQTNLLALNAAIEAARAGDTGRGFAVVADEVRKLAEKTMDATQEVARAVEAIQQGAHENTTKVDETTEVIGEATELANRSGHALQEIVELVQSATDQIRLIANSMEEQSSTSEEINSSIEEVRRISIETDEAMAQSSRDVEELASQSQLLKQAIEKMESGDQSENRSTRQLKHVEARRR from the coding sequence ATGGCAAATTCTCAGGATCGTGTCAGATTCTACAATTCCATTACCTTTCGTTCCGTGCTTTATATCGCCCTGGGCGCTTTTGTAGTGTTTGTAGTGGCCTTCTACTCTTATCTGCAGTGGCAGGAGCGACTCACCAACGAACGCCTGGTGGAGCACGGCTACAGCTACATGGATATGCTGGTGGAAAACACAGCAGACTCCATCGCCAAAGGCCAGCGTAACTCCTTTCAAAACGTCATCGACAGCTTTACGCGCGTCAATGAAGTAGATGAAGTGGCCATGTACGCCCGCAACTATGGCCTGATGAACTACCTTTCCGGTGAACCCACCGTGGGCATCCCCTTTGTATACACCAACGGTCAGCTCAGCAACCCCAATCGCCAGCTCCACGAGGACAGCAGCGGCATGTACCACCGCGAAGACTGGCACTTGGTGGATATGGAAGAAACCCCTAGCGGGCGACAGCACGTTGAACTATACCAATCTCAGGGAATCGCCTGTAGTGACTGCCATATTCGCCTCGACCAGAATCTGAGTTTTGAGCGTGGCATGGCGCATCGTCTGGATGAGCGTCAGTCCCATTTCTATTACGAAATGCCTGTTACCAGAGATTGCATAGCTTGCCACACTAACTGGGGTGAAGGGGAGATTGCTTCCTATCTGCGCATAACCCTTAACAATGAGACCATTGACCAGCAGAAGCGCGAAAATATCATGGGTATTGTAGCGGTGCTGGCTGCGGTTCTGGTTCCAGTTATAATTATCGTCATCGTCATCATGCGGCTCATGATTCATCGCCCTCTGACCCGGGCCCTGAACTTTGCCCAAGGTGTGGCTGAAGGGAACCGACAGCACAAACTGGCAGCACGGGAAAAGAATGAAATCGGTTTGTTGGGACGATCCCTGAACAAAATGATGGACAATATCAATGACGCTGTGGCCCAAGCCGCTCATCAGGTAGGAGGAGTCAGTAGCCGGGTTACTGATATTTCCCAGCAGCTTGCCAGTCAGATTCAGCAGGCTACCGGTGGCGCTCAGCAGCAACGCGCAAAAATCGAAAATACTGCCGCTGCCATGGAGCGCATGAATCAGACCATGCTGGATGTTGCCCACAAGGCATCTCAGACACACAGCTCGGCCCAGTCAGCCCGCGAACAAGCTGACCAGGGATCCGAAGTGCTTGCGAGCGCCGTCAACTCCATCGCAGAGGCTCGTGAGCAGTCACTGGTGCTCAAGGAGAATATGAACGCCCTCAACCAACAAGCTGGGGATATCGGCACGATCATGAACCTGATACGCGACATTGCTGACCAGACCAACCTGCTGGCCCTGAATGCCGCCATTGAGGCAGCACGAGCTGGCGATACCGGGCGTGGATTTGCTGTGGTAGCCGATGAAGTACGCAAGCTGGCAGAAAAAACCATGGATGCCACCCAGGAGGTAGCTCGTGCAGTGGAAGCGATCCAGCAGGGTGCCCATGAGAACACCACCAAAGTGGATGAAACCACCGAGGTTATAGGCGAGGCTACAGAGCTGGCCAATCGCTCTGGGCATGCCCTGCAGGAGATTGTCGAGCTGGTGCAATCTGCCACCGATCAGATACGCCTGATCGCAAACTCGATGGAAGAACAGTCCAGCACCAGCGAGGAGATCAACAGCTCAATTGAGGAAGTACGCCGAATATCGATCGAGACCGATGAGGCTATGGCACAGTCTTCACGTGATGTGGAAGAGCTGGCCTCCCAGTCACAGTTACTGAAACAGGCTATTGAAAAAATGGAATCCGGTGATCAGAGCGAAAATCGCAGCACCCGGCAACTTAAGCATGTTGAAGCGAGGCGAAGGTAG
- a CDS encoding response regulator — MEPSPAKYSLLIVEDDSMARELMRRMLRRIAHTTFEASDGKQGLELCLEHLPDAVVTDLEMPVMNGWEMLERIKEQNPDQPVVVVTAFADEASEVPLADQVIVKPIVKARLFEAIEKAIHG, encoded by the coding sequence ATGGAACCATCACCTGCCAAATACAGCCTCCTCATTGTTGAAGACGACTCCATGGCCAGAGAACTCATGCGGCGCATGTTACGGCGCATTGCCCATACTACCTTTGAGGCCAGTGATGGCAAGCAGGGGCTGGAGCTTTGCCTGGAGCATCTCCCCGACGCTGTTGTTACCGATTTGGAGATGCCGGTGATGAACGGCTGGGAGATGCTGGAGCGCATCAAAGAGCAAAACCCTGATCAACCCGTTGTCGTTGTCACTGCCTTTGCTGATGAAGCCAGCGAAGTACCCCTGGCAGATCAGGTTATCGTTAAACCCATTGTTAAGGCCAGGCTCTTTGAAGCTATCGAGAAAGCCATACATGGGTAA